In Hyphomicrobiales bacterium, a single window of DNA contains:
- the ubiA gene encoding 4-hydroxybenzoate octaprenyltransferase → MTGQASGTVADAVQDSWVDSRAPARARPYLRLMRLDRPIGTWLLLWPCWWSIALAALATGAAYPDPWLIALFGIGAVVMRGAGCTYNDIVDRDYDMQVARTRSRPIPSGQVSVAQAWAFAVALCLVGLLILLQFNVFAIGLGVASLAVVAIYPFMKRVTWWPQFFLGLAFNWGALLGWAAVRGRLDWAAAALYVAGIFWTLGYDTIYAHQDKEDDALIGVKSTARLLGASTKPWLIVFFALATAFLGLAGHLAGTGAVFYAGLAASALHLAWQVATLNIDDPDRCLKLFRANRDYGLIIFAAIVADAAYAALG, encoded by the coding sequence GGGCGCCCGCCCGGGCGCGGCCCTATCTGCGCCTGATGCGCCTCGACCGGCCCATCGGCACCTGGCTGTTGCTGTGGCCGTGCTGGTGGTCAATCGCCCTTGCCGCGCTCGCCACGGGTGCGGCCTATCCCGACCCGTGGCTGATCGCGCTGTTCGGCATCGGCGCGGTGGTCATGCGCGGCGCCGGCTGCACCTATAACGACATCGTCGACCGGGACTACGACATGCAAGTGGCGCGCACGCGCTCGCGGCCGATCCCGAGCGGCCAGGTGTCCGTCGCCCAGGCCTGGGCCTTCGCCGTCGCGCTGTGCCTCGTCGGGCTATTGATCCTTTTGCAGTTCAATGTCTTCGCCATCGGCCTCGGCGTCGCCTCGCTCGCCGTCGTCGCCATCTATCCGTTCATGAAGCGGGTCACCTGGTGGCCGCAATTCTTCCTCGGGCTGGCCTTCAATTGGGGGGCGCTCTTGGGCTGGGCGGCGGTGCGCGGGCGGCTCGATTGGGCCGCCGCCGCGCTCTATGTCGCCGGCATCTTCTGGACCCTCGGCTATGACACCATCTACGCCCACCAGGACAAGGAGGACGACGCGCTGATTGGGGTCAAGTCGACGGCGCGGCTGTTGGGCGCGTCGACCAAGCCCTGGCTCATCGTGTTCTTTGCGCTCGCCACTGCGTTCCTCGGCCTTGCCGGCCATCTCGCAGGCACCGGCGCGGTCTTCTATGCGGGACTTGCGGCGAGCGCGCTGCACCTTGCCTGGCAGGTCGCGACGCTGAACATCGACGACCCGGACCGCTGCCTGAAACTGTTCCGCGCCAACCGCGACTATGGCCTCATCATCTTCGCCGCCATCGTCGCCGACGCGGCCTATGCAGCGCTGGGCTGA